One stretch of Glandiceps talaboti chromosome 7, keGlaTala1.1, whole genome shotgun sequence DNA includes these proteins:
- the LOC144437304 gene encoding uncharacterized protein LOC144437304, producing the protein MTSSSGARELVPCQFDDIAAAVPSVQRANLHPEDEVCFIDQHSAVTEAVVAIDSEVMKLRPKLENLILTSHILGLSNRLEARPITDALEDLMKANNTLSCSLHDYSLEVKSVIDGTSPRVFHGPEYKLYQTTKAHKTPYDYTQHEATTARRIDPCPPATHDPRLDESLDAFEDSRGYLRLRRRGDGACNNTPVTSSSEVADSGDSNDEQTDPDELSLRSRKRGKKAWEPDSLDF; encoded by the exons ATGACATCAAGTTCGGGAGCACGTGAGTTGGTTCCCTGTCAGTTTGACGATATTGCTGCAGCTGTTCCTTCAGTTCAGAGGGCGAACCTGCACCCAGAAGACGAGGTGTGTTTTATAGATCAACACTCAGCTGTTACCGAAGCAGTTGTTGCAATAGACAGCGAAGTGATGAAACTCAGACCGAAACTAGAAAATCTGATACTGACTAGTCATATTTTAGGACTCAGTAACCGCCTCGAAGCACGTCCCATCACTGATGCCTTAGAAG ATTTGATGAAAGCAAACAACACTCTAAGTTGTAGCCTCCATGACTATAGTTTGGAGGTCAAGTCAGTGATTGATGGTACATCTCCTAGGGTATTCCATGGACCGGAATACAAGTTATACCAGACAACGAAAGCACATAAAACACCTTATGACTATACCCAACATGAGGCCACGACTGCCAGAAGGATCGACCCATGCCCTCCCGCTACTCATGATCCGAGGTTGGATGAAAGTTTGGACGCATTTGAAGATTCAAGAGGATATCTTCGTCTTCGTAGGCGGGGCGACGGTGCATGTAATAATACTCCTGTGACCAGCAGTAGTGAGGTCGCCGACTCGGGTGATTCTAACGACGAGCAAACCGATCCTGACGAGCTATCCTTGCGTTCTCGCAAACGTGGAAAGAAAGCCTGGGAACCCGACTCTTTGGACTTTTAA